The following coding sequences lie in one Bacteroidota bacterium genomic window:
- a CDS encoding bifunctional UDP-N-acetylmuramoyl-tripeptide:D-alanyl-D-alanine ligase/alanine racemase yields MNVRVKYSIGQIATIVNGRLVQRQSTEFSVSQLLIDSRLLLQPGETLFFAFQTKRNDGHRYIAELISKGVRAFVVSRLPEEELNDLPPETAFIVVDHPLKALQMLAAAHRSRFHIPVIGITGSNGKTVVKEWLYQLLADDLRVVRSPKSYNSQIGVPLSVWQINEEHQLAIFEAGISEPGEMDRLQEIIQPTIGIFTNIGPAHSENFINNQQKAGEKLKLFTKSETLIYCADHPEVQAAIIRSRLQQRIRTFTWSRHHQADLEVLSVERYTRQTRLSARYKQKQIELVIPFTDEASIENSLHCLSLMLLLGYHEEVIAERFMHLSPVAMRLELKDGINQCTIINDSYNNDVQSLSIALDFLNQQSHDRRKTLILSDIYQSGLSEPELYASIARMLEAKGIDHLIGIGPAISRQGHQFAMQKDFFPSTSAFLSSFPLNKFHNTTILLKGARLFGFEAIGAMLQQKLHETVLEINLNNLIDNLNYYRSLLRPGTRVMLMVKAFGYGSGGFEIAGALQFHKADYLAVAYADEGIELRKAGITMPIMVMSPEAQSFDALLLYDLEPEIYSFRVLGLLEEAIARMEDPARKVRIHLKFDTGMHRLGFGPSDVHTLASRLAGHPNIVIASIFSHLAASDDATHDAFTLNQIEVFNAIHSQLSVLLPYSYDRHILNSAGISRFPQAHFEMVRLGIGVYGIPVSKTQPEPLKNVVSLRSIISQLRHVPAGESVGYNRSSYTVQPSLIGVVPVGYADGLPRALSNGKGKLYVKGKPAPIIGDVCMDMCMIDLTGHDVKEGDEVIVFDASYPVSLLAADAGTIPYEILTRISRRVKRVYYQE; encoded by the coding sequence ATCAACGTCCGTGTCAAATACTCCATCGGCCAGATTGCCACGATTGTCAATGGCCGTTTGGTTCAACGGCAATCAACGGAATTTTCCGTAAGCCAGCTGCTTATCGATAGCCGTCTGCTGTTGCAACCCGGAGAGACCTTGTTTTTCGCCTTTCAGACCAAACGCAACGACGGGCACAGATACATTGCCGAACTCATCTCCAAAGGCGTGAGGGCTTTTGTTGTGAGCCGGCTTCCGGAGGAGGAACTCAACGACCTGCCTCCGGAAACTGCCTTTATTGTTGTTGACCATCCCCTGAAGGCCCTGCAAATGCTGGCCGCAGCACACAGGAGCCGGTTCCACATTCCTGTGATCGGCATCACGGGCAGCAACGGAAAAACAGTTGTCAAAGAATGGCTTTATCAGCTGCTGGCCGACGACCTGAGGGTTGTGCGCAGCCCGAAAAGCTATAACTCACAGATCGGCGTGCCCCTTTCGGTATGGCAAATTAACGAAGAGCATCAGCTGGCCATCTTCGAAGCCGGTATCTCCGAACCCGGCGAGATGGATCGCCTGCAGGAAATCATCCAGCCGACCATCGGCATCTTTACCAATATCGGACCTGCCCACAGCGAAAATTTCATCAACAACCAGCAAAAGGCAGGCGAAAAACTGAAACTTTTCACTAAGTCAGAGACCCTGATTTATTGCGCCGACCATCCCGAAGTGCAGGCGGCCATCATCAGATCCAGGTTGCAGCAACGTATCCGCACCTTCACCTGGAGCCGGCATCATCAGGCCGATCTGGAGGTTTTGTCAGTGGAAAGATACACTCGGCAAACCCGGCTTTCGGCTCGGTACAAGCAGAAACAAATTGAGCTGGTAATCCCTTTCACCGACGAGGCATCCATCGAAAACAGCCTGCATTGCCTGAGCCTGATGCTCCTGCTGGGCTATCACGAGGAAGTGATTGCGGAAAGGTTTATGCACCTGAGCCCCGTGGCCATGCGCCTCGAACTCAAAGACGGCATCAACCAGTGCACCATCATCAACGACAGTTACAACAACGATGTGCAATCGCTGTCCATAGCCCTCGACTTTCTGAACCAGCAAAGTCACGACCGCCGGAAAACCCTGATCCTGTCGGATATCTATCAGAGCGGACTGAGCGAACCGGAGCTTTACGCCTCCATAGCCCGGATGCTTGAGGCAAAAGGTATCGACCACCTGATCGGTATCGGGCCGGCCATCAGCAGACAAGGGCATCAGTTTGCCATGCAAAAGGATTTCTTCCCGTCAACCAGTGCGTTTCTTTCGTCCTTTCCGTTAAACAAATTTCACAATACTACCATCCTCCTCAAGGGGGCACGTCTGTTTGGCTTCGAGGCCATTGGTGCCATGCTGCAGCAAAAGCTGCACGAAACCGTGCTCGAAATCAATCTGAACAATCTGATTGATAACCTCAACTATTACAGGTCGTTGCTGCGGCCGGGCACCAGGGTCATGCTCATGGTGAAAGCTTTCGGGTATGGCAGTGGTGGATTCGAGATAGCTGGTGCGCTGCAGTTTCACAAAGCCGATTATCTGGCTGTAGCTTATGCCGACGAGGGGATTGAGCTGCGCAAGGCAGGCATCACCATGCCCATCATGGTGATGAGTCCGGAGGCACAAAGCTTCGATGCCCTGCTGCTCTACGATCTTGAGCCGGAGATCTACAGTTTCAGGGTGCTGGGATTGCTCGAGGAGGCCATCGCCCGCATGGAAGATCCTGCCAGAAAAGTCCGCATCCATCTGAAATTCGACACCGGCATGCATCGGCTTGGCTTCGGCCCTTCCGATGTGCACACGCTTGCCAGTCGCCTGGCCGGCCATCCCAATATTGTGATTGCTTCCATCTTTTCGCATCTGGCAGCAAGCGACGATGCAACTCACGACGCCTTCACCCTCAATCAGATAGAAGTTTTTAATGCCATTCATTCCCAACTGTCGGTTTTGCTGCCTTATTCCTACGACCGGCATATCCTCAACTCGGCCGGCATCAGCAGGTTTCCGCAGGCGCATTTCGAGATGGTCCGCCTTGGCATAGGTGTGTATGGCATTCCTGTAAGTAAAACACAGCCCGAACCGCTGAAAAACGTTGTTTCGCTGCGCTCCATCATCTCACAATTGCGTCATGTGCCTGCAGGCGAGAGCGTGGGCTACAACCGCAGCAGCTACACCGTGCAGCCCAGCCTCATCGGGGTTGTGCCTGTGGGCTATGCCGATGGCCTGCCACGCGCACTGTCCAACGGCAAGGGTAAGCTGTATGTGAAAGGCAAGCCTGCACCCATCATTGGCGATGTGTGCATGGACATGTGCATGATCGACCTTACGGGGCACGACGTGAAAGAAGGCGACGAAGTAATCGTATTCGATGCTTCATATCCGGTATCCCTTCTGGCAGCCGATGCGGGTACCATCCCTTACGAAATCCTTACACGTATTTCCCGCCGCGTCAAAAGGGTCTATTACCAGGAATAG
- the pdxA gene encoding 4-hydroxythreonine-4-phosphate dehydrogenase PdxA — translation MDQLQQRETEQLLKVGITHGDFNGVGYEVMLKSLADPRITELFTPIIYGHARVAAFYRKNLALNELNFNPLRDATQANPKKVNLINCTENELRVEMGANSVEAGRMALVALQMAVEDLKNGLIDVLVTAPINKENIQSDNFRFPGHTEYLAANFPGQPLMLMVWRDLRIGVATGHLPLKEVSRNLTAEGILQKLRALNASLITDFGIGRPRIALLGLNPHAGDGGLLGTEENEIILPAILKAREEEEMLVYGPFGADGFFGAGEWKKYDGVLAMYHDQGLIPFKTLAAGEGVNFTAGLPIVRTSPAHGTAYDIVGKNKSNEDSFRQALYLAVDIERRRRMQRELEKNKLDTEKYSA, via the coding sequence ATGGACCAGCTGCAACAGCGCGAAACAGAGCAACTGCTCAAGGTAGGCATCACCCACGGCGATTTCAATGGTGTGGGATATGAAGTCATGCTCAAATCGCTGGCCGACCCGCGCATCACTGAATTGTTTACACCTATCATATATGGTCATGCCCGTGTGGCAGCTTTTTACCGGAAAAACCTGGCGCTTAACGAATTGAATTTCAATCCTTTGCGAGACGCCACACAGGCCAATCCGAAAAAAGTAAACCTGATTAACTGTACCGAGAATGAGCTGAGGGTCGAGATGGGCGCAAATTCGGTAGAAGCAGGACGCATGGCATTGGTTGCCCTTCAGATGGCAGTGGAGGACCTCAAAAACGGGCTGATCGATGTGCTTGTAACTGCCCCAATCAACAAAGAGAACATCCAGTCCGACAATTTTCGTTTTCCCGGCCATACCGAATACCTTGCCGCTAATTTTCCCGGCCAACCGCTCATGCTTATGGTCTGGCGCGATCTGCGCATAGGAGTTGCAACCGGACATCTTCCCCTGAAAGAAGTAAGCCGCAACCTCACTGCTGAGGGCATTTTGCAGAAACTCCGCGCGCTCAATGCCAGCCTCATCACCGACTTTGGTATTGGCCGGCCGCGCATTGCCCTACTCGGCCTCAATCCGCATGCTGGCGACGGAGGCTTGCTCGGAACGGAAGAAAACGAAATCATTCTGCCGGCCATTCTCAAAGCAAGGGAAGAGGAGGAGATGCTTGTTTACGGGCCATTTGGCGCTGACGGTTTCTTCGGAGCCGGTGAGTGGAAAAAATACGATGGCGTGCTTGCCATGTATCACGATCAGGGCCTGATCCCGTTCAAGACACTCGCTGCAGGCGAAGGCGTCAACTTTACTGCCGGTCTGCCAATTGTACGCACCTCACCCGCACACGGTACAGCATACGACATCGTGGGGAAAAACAAATCCAACGAAGACTCCTTCCGGCAGGCACTGTACCTGGCTGTTGACATCGAACGCCGGAGGCGTATGCAACGTGAGCTCGAGAAAAATAAACTCGACACCGAAAAATACAGCGCCTGA
- a CDS encoding succinate dehydrogenase/fumarate reductase iron-sulfur subunit → MDLTLKVWRQANANDKGRFVEYKVKGISRDASFLEMMDILNEQLVREGEDPVAFDHDCREGICGACSMYINGRPHGPDKGTTTCQLHMRRFKDGDTITVEPWRAKPFPVIKDLVVDRSAFDEIIRAGGFISVSTGGVPDANAIPIPKRNADLAMDAAACIGCGACVAACKNASAMLFVGAKVSQFALLPQGRVEARERVLKMVAKMDELGFGNCTNTYACEAACPKEISVANIARMNREYLSARVAAPNE, encoded by the coding sequence ATGGACCTCACACTGAAAGTATGGAGACAAGCCAATGCCAACGACAAAGGCAGGTTTGTGGAATATAAGGTGAAAGGCATTTCGCGCGATGCTTCCTTCCTCGAAATGATGGACATACTCAACGAACAGCTTGTGCGCGAGGGCGAAGATCCGGTGGCCTTTGACCACGATTGCCGCGAAGGCATATGCGGCGCATGCTCTATGTATATCAACGGCAGGCCGCACGGGCCGGATAAAGGCACCACCACCTGCCAGCTGCACATGCGCAGATTCAAAGATGGCGACACCATCACCGTCGAACCCTGGAGAGCCAAGCCTTTTCCGGTGATCAAAGACCTCGTGGTTGACCGCTCGGCTTTCGACGAAATCATCCGTGCAGGAGGCTTCATTTCCGTATCTACCGGAGGTGTGCCCGATGCCAATGCCATTCCCATCCCAAAACGCAATGCCGACCTGGCTATGGATGCTGCCGCCTGCATCGGCTGCGGTGCCTGTGTGGCGGCATGTAAAAATGCCTCAGCCATGCTCTTCGTTGGTGCAAAAGTGTCGCAGTTTGCCCTGCTGCCCCAGGGTAGGGTAGAAGCCCGTGAAAGGGTGCTGAAAATGGTCGCCAAAATGGATGAACTTGGGTTTGGCAACTGCACCAACACCTACGCCTGCGAGGCTGCATGCCCCAAAGAAATCTCCGTCGCGAATATTGCCCGCATGAACAGGGAATACCTCTCTGCACGCGTGGCTGCACCCAACGAATAA
- a CDS encoding fumarate reductase/succinate dehydrogenase flavoprotein subunit, with amino-acid sequence MTKLDPKIPKGPLSEKWTYYKTHQNLVSPANKRKLDIIVVGTGLAGAAAAASFGEMGFNVLCFGIHDSPRRAHSIAAQGGINAAKNYPNDGDSVYRLFYDTIKGGDYRAREANVYRLAEVSNNIIDQCVAQGVPFAREYGGLLDNRSFGGAQVSRTFYARGQTGQQLLLGAYSALSKEVAKGSVKMYTRHELVDIVIIEGRARGVIMRNLITGALERYAAHAVVLATGGYGNVFFLSTNAMNSNGSAAWKAYRRGAFFANPCFTQIHPTCIPVHGEYQSKLTLMSESLRNDGRIWVPRDKEDAEKIRKGLLKPTDLPEDKRDYFLERRYPAFGNLVPRDVASRAAKERCDAGYGVGNTGLAVYLDFADAIKRLGRKVIEARYGNLFQMYEKIVDENPYETPMMIYPAVHYTMGGLWVDYELQTTIPGMFAAGEANFSDHGANRLGASALMQGLADGYFVLPYTMQNYLADQIRVPRFSTSLPEFEAAEKEAKDRIEKLLAVNGKNTVDSYHKKLGLIMWDYVGMARNREGLIKAIGLIQELRADFWKNVKVPGTNEMLNPELEKAMRVADYLELGELMARDALMREESCGGHFREEYQTPDGEALRNDKDFFFVAAWEFAGDDKEPVLHKEPLVYEFTEVKQRNYK; translated from the coding sequence ATGACCAAACTCGATCCTAAAATTCCAAAAGGCCCCCTGTCGGAAAAGTGGACCTATTATAAGACCCATCAGAATCTTGTGAGTCCGGCCAATAAGCGCAAGCTCGACATCATTGTGGTTGGTACCGGACTCGCCGGTGCCGCGGCTGCTGCCAGCTTTGGCGAGATGGGCTTCAACGTATTGTGCTTTGGCATTCACGACAGTCCGCGCCGTGCCCACAGCATTGCAGCCCAGGGCGGCATCAATGCGGCTAAGAATTATCCCAACGACGGCGACAGCGTGTACCGTCTTTTTTACGACACCATCAAGGGAGGCGACTACCGTGCACGCGAGGCAAACGTATATCGACTTGCCGAGGTGAGCAACAACATCATCGACCAGTGTGTGGCCCAGGGCGTGCCCTTTGCCCGAGAGTATGGAGGCTTGCTCGACAACCGTTCGTTTGGTGGTGCCCAGGTTTCCCGAACCTTTTACGCACGCGGCCAGACAGGACAGCAGTTGCTGCTTGGAGCCTACAGCGCTCTGAGCAAAGAAGTGGCCAAAGGCTCGGTCAAGATGTACACCCGGCACGAATTGGTGGACATCGTGATTATCGAAGGTCGGGCACGTGGTGTGATTATGCGCAACCTCATCACCGGAGCGCTTGAGCGCTATGCCGCTCATGCGGTGGTGCTGGCCACAGGTGGCTACGGTAATGTGTTCTTCCTCAGCACAAATGCCATGAACTCCAATGGCAGCGCTGCATGGAAAGCCTACAGGCGTGGCGCCTTTTTTGCCAACCCCTGCTTTACGCAGATCCACCCGACCTGCATCCCGGTGCACGGCGAATACCAGTCGAAACTCACGCTGATGAGCGAAAGCCTTCGCAACGACGGCCGCATCTGGGTGCCCAGGGATAAGGAAGATGCTGAAAAAATACGCAAGGGATTGCTCAAACCTACCGATCTGCCAGAAGACAAACGCGACTACTTCCTCGAACGGCGCTATCCCGCTTTCGGCAACCTGGTGCCACGCGACGTAGCATCACGGGCAGCCAAAGAGCGTTGCGATGCCGGCTATGGCGTCGGCAATACCGGCCTGGCCGTGTACCTCGACTTTGCCGATGCCATCAAGCGCCTGGGTCGCAAGGTGATCGAAGCGCGCTACGGCAACCTCTTCCAGATGTACGAAAAGATTGTGGATGAGAATCCCTACGAAACACCCATGATGATATATCCCGCAGTGCACTACACCATGGGCGGGCTCTGGGTTGATTATGAGCTGCAGACCACCATTCCGGGTATGTTTGCAGCCGGCGAAGCCAACTTCTCCGACCACGGCGCAAACCGCCTCGGCGCCTCGGCCCTGATGCAGGGTCTGGCCGACGGATACTTTGTGCTGCCCTACACCATGCAAAACTACCTTGCCGACCAGATCAGGGTGCCGCGCTTCAGCACCTCGCTGCCCGAGTTTGAAGCTGCCGAAAAGGAGGCTAAAGACCGCATCGAAAAACTGCTGGCTGTCAACGGCAAAAATACGGTGGACAGTTATCACAAGAAGCTGGGGCTGATCATGTGGGATTACGTGGGGATGGCACGCAACCGCGAAGGGCTCATCAAAGCCATAGGCCTGATTCAGGAACTCAGGGCCGACTTCTGGAAAAACGTCAAAGTTCCCGGTACCAACGAAATGCTCAATCCAGAGCTTGAAAAAGCCATGCGGGTGGCCGACTACCTGGAGCTTGGAGAGCTTATGGCCCGCGATGCGCTGATGCGCGAAGAATCGTGCGGCGGCCACTTCCGCGAGGAATACCAAACACCGGATGGCGAAGCCCTGCGTAACGATAAGGATTTCTTCTTTGTAGCCGCATGGGAGTTTGCCGGCGACGACAAAGAACCCGTCCTGCACAAGGAACCCCTTGTTTACGAGTTCACCGAAGTGAAACAACGCAACTACAAATAA
- a CDS encoding succinate dehydrogenase cytochrome b subunit, whose protein sequence is MSNLGLKYASITKKIIMGLMGLFLSSFLVVHLSINLLILFDEDRFLFNQAAHFMATNPVIQTFQWVLFLAFVVHIILGIVLQIQNWMARPVRYNVKGYSEQSFFSKYMIHTGMVVFIFLIIHFANFFVKAKFGMVDQITYGNETFDDLGILIVNLFKDGYYVAFYVVAILLLGFHLEHGFQSAFQSLGLHHPVYTRWIKAFGTLFSIAITLGFITIPIVIYFFR, encoded by the coding sequence ATGAGCAATCTTGGGCTAAAGTATGCCTCCATTACCAAAAAAATCATCATGGGTCTGATGGGCTTGTTCCTGTCCAGTTTTCTGGTGGTTCACCTGTCCATCAACCTGCTGATCCTGTTCGACGAGGATCGTTTTCTGTTCAATCAGGCCGCCCATTTCATGGCCACCAATCCGGTTATCCAGACTTTTCAATGGGTGTTGTTCCTGGCTTTTGTGGTGCACATCATCCTGGGCATTGTGCTGCAGATTCAGAACTGGATGGCCCGCCCGGTGCGATACAATGTGAAAGGCTACTCGGAGCAATCGTTTTTCTCCAAGTACATGATTCACACCGGCATGGTAGTTTTTATCTTCCTGATTATCCACTTTGCCAACTTTTTCGTTAAAGCCAAGTTTGGAATGGTTGACCAGATAACCTATGGCAACGAAACCTTTGACGATCTTGGGATCCTGATAGTCAACCTCTTCAAGGATGGATATTATGTAGCCTTTTATGTAGTGGCCATACTTTTGCTTGGTTTTCACCTCGAGCATGGTTTTCAGTCGGCCTTCCAGTCTCTGGGGCTCCACCATCCGGTGTACACGAGATGGATCAAAGCTTTTGGTACCTTGTTTTCCATTGCGATCACCCTTGGTTTCATTACCATTCCCATTGTGATTTATTTCTTCCGTTAA
- a CDS encoding aminopeptidase P N-terminal domain-containing protein: MKLFPRIPNELFRTNRSRLVSLLPSGAMVLMRSALPVPRNGDQYYPFRQESNFFWLTGLAFDTAYLIIFPDSPNPATRELLFIPPYDPVKATWEGHMLTVQEAREVSGIERVHHTSEFETILHECMAYASAVFMLSNEYTKFRPEDEPQDHRFVLQIRQNYPLQKYERLYPLLLQLRNIKQAPELELIRSACRITGEAFMQVLRHTRAGMNEAEVEMLIRQSLARQGCAHMGYAPIVAGGANACTLHYNDNNCKLEDGALLLLDFGAEYGNYSADLSRTIPVGGRFSPRQRQCYEAVLRVFRQGRSLFVPGRTIDEINKEVLTMMESEMIGLGLFTPDDVRKQSSDAPFYRKYLMHGVTHHLGLDVHDPGLRHQPLEPGMVLTFEPGLYIRDEQIGIRIENDLLITQYQPVDLMEDIPLEPDEIETLMNQH, from the coding sequence ATGAAACTTTTTCCCAGGATACCTAACGAATTGTTCCGGACGAATCGCAGCAGGCTGGTTTCGCTGCTGCCCTCCGGGGCTATGGTGCTGATGCGCTCGGCCCTGCCTGTGCCACGCAATGGCGACCAATATTACCCTTTCAGGCAGGAGTCGAATTTCTTTTGGCTTACCGGTCTGGCTTTCGACACGGCTTACCTAATTATTTTTCCTGACAGCCCCAATCCCGCAACACGCGAACTGCTGTTCATTCCACCTTACGATCCGGTGAAAGCCACCTGGGAGGGGCACATGCTTACAGTGCAGGAAGCCAGGGAGGTCTCCGGCATCGAACGTGTGCATCATACAAGTGAGTTCGAAACCATTCTGCACGAGTGTATGGCCTATGCGAGCGCTGTGTTCATGCTGAGCAATGAATACACGAAATTCCGGCCGGAGGATGAACCACAGGACCACAGATTCGTCCTGCAAATCAGGCAGAACTATCCTTTGCAGAAATACGAAAGGCTTTACCCCTTGCTTTTGCAGCTTCGCAATATCAAACAAGCTCCCGAACTTGAGCTCATCCGCTCCGCCTGCCGGATAACCGGAGAGGCATTTATGCAGGTGCTCAGACACACCCGTGCCGGCATGAACGAAGCTGAGGTGGAGATGCTGATCCGGCAGAGTCTGGCCCGGCAGGGCTGCGCACATATGGGCTACGCACCTATTGTGGCCGGCGGCGCCAATGCATGCACCCTGCATTACAACGATAACAACTGCAAACTCGAGGACGGCGCACTGCTTTTGCTCGACTTTGGCGCCGAATATGGTAATTATTCTGCCGACCTGAGCCGGACCATCCCGGTGGGTGGCAGGTTCAGCCCCAGGCAAAGGCAATGCTACGAGGCAGTTCTACGCGTTTTCAGGCAGGGAAGGTCGCTTTTTGTGCCTGGCCGTACCATCGACGAAATAAACAAAGAGGTATTGACCATGATGGAAAGCGAGATGATCGGCCTGGGACTTTTCACGCCGGACGACGTCAGGAAACAATCGTCCGACGCCCCTTTTTACCGCAAATACCTGATGCATGGCGTGACGCATCATCTTGGCCTCGATGTGCACGATCCGGGCCTGCGTCACCAGCCACTCGAACCGGGCATGGTGCTCACTTTCGAGCCAGGCCTTTACATCCGCGACGAACAAATCGGGATCAGAATCGAAAACGACCTGCTGATCACCCAGTACCAGCCCGTCGATCTGATGGAGGACATTCCGCTTGAACCCGATGAAATAGAAACCCTGATGAATCAACATTAA
- a CDS encoding aminopeptidase P family protein — protein sequence MKALPFDKSVYATRRARLKNLGLSGIALFPANPDAAFNYPANTYHYRQDSHFSYFFGLHMPGLAGWIDFDSGEEILFGNDVDIDDIIWMGPQPSMTELAAGVGVAETQTYDKLEAFVQKARSQGRRIHFLPPYRGKLMIHLGQLLDIPAHEVRAAASVELIKAVVSLKEIKDQLEINEIEKAIDIAWLMHTTAMKMAKPGMVEQEIAGTIEGIALALAGPVSFPVILSVDGQTLHNHNHHNTLSLGRMLVVDAGCEMPSLYSSDITRTVPVGGKFDTRQREIYEIVLKAENESIAFMKPGIEYRQAHFLAARIIAQGLIDLGLMKGNAEDAVAAGAHTLFFPHGLGHMLGMDVHDMEGLGENYVGYDEHTQRAKEFGTAYLRMGKKLRPGHVLTNEPGIYFIPALIDKFRAEGRFTDFVNYDKVEKFKDFGGIRIEDDVLVTETGHRILGKPIPKTVEDVEATCAQLRDWIKVPGVF from the coding sequence ATGAAAGCATTACCCTTCGACAAAAGCGTTTACGCCACGCGCCGTGCACGCCTCAAAAACCTTGGACTTTCGGGCATTGCACTGTTTCCGGCCAATCCCGATGCCGCATTCAACTATCCTGCAAACACCTACCACTACCGTCAGGACAGTCATTTCAGTTATTTTTTCGGCCTGCACATGCCCGGCCTTGCTGGCTGGATTGATTTCGATTCGGGCGAAGAAATTTTGTTTGGCAACGACGTGGACATTGACGACATCATCTGGATGGGTCCGCAGCCTTCGATGACCGAACTGGCAGCCGGCGTGGGTGTGGCTGAGACACAAACCTACGACAAACTGGAAGCTTTTGTACAAAAAGCACGCAGCCAGGGGCGACGCATCCATTTCCTGCCTCCTTACCGGGGCAAGCTGATGATTCACCTTGGCCAGTTGCTTGATATTCCCGCACATGAGGTACGTGCTGCGGCAAGCGTCGAACTGATCAAAGCTGTTGTTAGTCTGAAAGAAATAAAAGACCAGCTGGAAATCAACGAGATAGAAAAAGCCATAGATATTGCCTGGCTCATGCATACCACAGCCATGAAAATGGCCAAACCCGGCATGGTGGAGCAGGAAATTGCAGGCACCATCGAAGGCATTGCCCTGGCCCTGGCCGGTCCGGTTTCGTTTCCTGTGATTCTGAGTGTGGACGGACAGACCCTGCACAACCACAATCACCACAACACCCTGAGCCTCGGGCGCATGCTGGTGGTGGATGCCGGCTGCGAGATGCCCTCGCTCTATTCGAGCGACATTACCCGCACAGTACCCGTGGGAGGGAAGTTCGACACCCGTCAGCGCGAAATTTATGAGATCGTGCTCAAAGCCGAAAACGAAAGCATTGCTTTCATGAAGCCGGGCATTGAATACCGCCAGGCACATTTTCTCGCCGCCCGCATCATCGCCCAGGGGCTGATCGACCTCGGACTGATGAAAGGTAATGCCGAAGATGCCGTGGCCGCAGGCGCACATACCCTGTTCTTCCCCCACGGACTGGGACATATGCTGGGCATGGATGTGCACGACATGGAAGGCCTGGGAGAAAATTACGTGGGCTACGACGAACACACCCAACGAGCCAAAGAATTCGGCACAGCCTATCTGCGTATGGGTAAGAAACTCCGTCCGGGCCATGTGCTCACCAACGAACCTGGCATCTATTTCATCCCGGCACTCATCGACAAATTCCGCGCCGAAGGCAGGTTTACCGATTTTGTAAATTACGACAAGGTAGAAAAATTCAAGGATTTTGGCGGAATACGCATCGAAGATGATGTGCTGGTTACCGAAACCGGACACCGCATCCTGGGCAAACCCATCCCGAAAACCGTAGAGGACGTTGAGGCCACCTGCGCACAATTGCGCGACTGGATCAAGGTGCCGGGCGTTTTCTGA
- a CDS encoding alpha/beta hydrolase — MKENFFSYQGKKLYYREVGNGPAMILLHGYPFDGRIWLPFAHKLAGDFRLIIPDLPGFGKSQKPDTQLNMNVMAWNVSALIKHLGLGQFVVAGHSMGGYVALALAAEKMSAGLAGLVLFHSQAAGDDEAARLKRNESITLIETNKEAFVKAFVPGLYGKTVPAEAADHLATALSQSTETMASAMAGLRDRPDQLDWLPTAEFPMLFILGKADSRMPAERILTQAARVPHAEVLLLEGVGHMGFVEAGDTIAPVLRDFAKRCLAGE, encoded by the coding sequence ATGAAAGAGAACTTCTTCAGCTATCAGGGCAAAAAGCTGTATTACAGGGAGGTGGGTAACGGTCCGGCCATGATTTTGTTGCACGGCTATCCTTTCGACGGAAGAATCTGGCTGCCTTTTGCCCACAAACTGGCCGGCGATTTCAGGCTGATCATCCCCGACCTGCCAGGCTTCGGCAAATCGCAGAAACCGGACACCCAGCTCAACATGAATGTGATGGCCTGGAATGTGTCGGCACTGATCAAACACCTTGGCCTGGGTCAGTTTGTGGTTGCCGGCCATTCGATGGGCGGATATGTGGCACTCGCACTTGCTGCCGAAAAGATGTCGGCCGGTTTGGCCGGACTGGTGCTTTTTCATTCGCAGGCAGCGGGCGATGACGAGGCCGCCAGGCTGAAACGCAACGAGAGCATCACCCTGATCGAAACCAACAAGGAAGCCTTTGTGAAGGCTTTTGTACCCGGATTGTACGGAAAAACAGTGCCTGCCGAGGCCGCCGACCATCTGGCAACGGCTTTGTCGCAATCCACCGAAACCATGGCTTCGGCTATGGCCGGACTGCGCGACCGTCCTGACCAGCTCGACTGGCTGCCCACAGCGGAGTTTCCGATGCTTTTTATCCTTGGCAAAGCCGACAGCCGCATGCCTGCCGAACGTATTCTTACACAGGCAGCCAGAGTGCCGCATGCGGAAGTGCTTCTACTCGAAGGAGTTGGCCACATGGGTTTTGTTGAAGCGGGCGATACCATTGCGCCGGTTTTGCGCGATTTTGCCAAAAGGTGTTTGGCCGGGGAATGA